In Chlorocebus sabaeus isolate Y175 chromosome 11, mChlSab1.0.hap1, whole genome shotgun sequence, one DNA window encodes the following:
- the GPN3 gene encoding GPN-loop GTPase 3 isoform X2, with the protein MADIRELIEVDDVMEDDSLRFGPNGGLVFCMEYFANNFDWLENCLGHVEDDYILFDCPGQIELYTHLPVMKQLVQQLEQWEFRVCGVFLVDSQFMVESFKFISGILAALSAMISLEIPQVNIMTKMDLLSKKAKKEIEKFLDPDMYSLLEDSTSDLRSKKFKKMTKAICGLIDDYSMVRFLPYDQSDEESMNIVLQHIDFAIQYGEDLEFKEPKEREDESSSMFDEYFQECQDE; encoded by the exons ATGGCTG ACATCCGGGAACTGATCGAGGTGGATGATGTAATGGAGGATGATTCTCTGCGATTTGGTCCCAATGGAGGATTGGTATTTTGCATGGAGTACTTTGCCAATAACTTTGACTGGCTGGAGAACTGTCTTGGCCATGTAGAGGATGACTATATACTTTTTGATTGTCCAG GTCAGATTGAGTTGTACACTCACCTGCCTGTGATGAAACAACTGGTCCAGCAGCTCGAGCAGTGGGAGTTCCGAGTCTGTGGAGTTTTTCTTGTTGATTCTCAGTTCATGGTGGAGTCATTCAAG TTTATTTCTGGCATCTTGGCAGCCCTAAGTGCCATGATCTCTCTAGAAATTCCACAAGTCAACATCATGACAAAAATGGATCTGCTgagtaaaaaagcaaaaaaggaaattgagaa gTTTTTAGATCCAGACATGTATTCTTTATTAGAAGATTCTACAAGTGACTTAAGAagcaaaaaattcaagaaaatgacTAAAGCGATATGTGGACTG ATTGATGACTACAGCATGGTTCGATTTTTGCCTTACGATCAGTCAGATGAAGAAAGCATGAACATTGTATTGCAGCATATTGATTTTGCCATTCAATATGGAGAAGACCTAGAATTTAAAGAACCAAAG
- the GPN3 gene encoding GPN-loop GTPase 3 isoform X1: MPRYAQLVMGPAGSGKSTYCATIVQHCEALNRSVQVINLDPAAEHFNYSVMADIRELIEVDDVMEDDSLRFGPNGGLVFCMEYFANNFDWLENCLGHVEDDYILFDCPGQIELYTHLPVMKQLVQQLEQWEFRVCGVFLVDSQFMVESFKFISGILAALSAMISLEIPQVNIMTKMDLLSKKAKKEIEKFLDPDMYSLLEDSTSDLRSKKFKKMTKAICGLIDDYSMVRFLPYDQSDEESMNIVLQHIDFAIQYGEDLEFKEPKEREDESSSMFDEYFQECQDE, from the exons ATGCCTCGGTATGCGCAGCTCGTCATGGGCCCCGCGGGCAGCGGGAAG AGCACCTACTGTGCCACCATAGTCCAGCACTGTGAAGCCCTCAACCGGTCTGTCCAAGTTATAAACCTGGATCCAGCAGCGGAACACTTCAACTACTCCGTGATGGCTG ACATCCGGGAACTGATCGAGGTGGATGATGTAATGGAGGATGATTCTCTGCGATTTGGTCCCAATGGAGGATTGGTATTTTGCATGGAGTACTTTGCCAATAACTTTGACTGGCTGGAGAACTGTCTTGGCCATGTAGAGGATGACTATATACTTTTTGATTGTCCAG GTCAGATTGAGTTGTACACTCACCTGCCTGTGATGAAACAACTGGTCCAGCAGCTCGAGCAGTGGGAGTTCCGAGTCTGTGGAGTTTTTCTTGTTGATTCTCAGTTCATGGTGGAGTCATTCAAG TTTATTTCTGGCATCTTGGCAGCCCTAAGTGCCATGATCTCTCTAGAAATTCCACAAGTCAACATCATGACAAAAATGGATCTGCTgagtaaaaaagcaaaaaaggaaattgagaa gTTTTTAGATCCAGACATGTATTCTTTATTAGAAGATTCTACAAGTGACTTAAGAagcaaaaaattcaagaaaatgacTAAAGCGATATGTGGACTG ATTGATGACTACAGCATGGTTCGATTTTTGCCTTACGATCAGTCAGATGAAGAAAGCATGAACATTGTATTGCAGCATATTGATTTTGCCATTCAATATGGAGAAGACCTAGAATTTAAAGAACCAAAG